Genomic DNA from Pectinophora gossypiella chromosome 20, ilPecGoss1.1, whole genome shotgun sequence:
gtttaatgcATAGTGGTTCTCAAGGTGGCATAAGCCGAATAAGTCAATCTCAACACGGCCATAAGACATTCCAAACTCAAAGTCGCGATGCCGCCGGCGGACAACTTCATAATCTTCTGAGAATTTTGCAACATCAACATTATAATCTTCCTGTTAGCCGGGTCAAAGTTCTCCCACTTAGAGTCGTATACCGCGTGCTCAAACGCCATATTGGCATCCCTTATTCTTTGACCTGAAAAACAGTCAGTACCTACTAATATTAACGCGAATGGCAACTCTATATAGGTATTTTCTAAGCCCCCTAGTAACTCTGCAATGAGCCCGATTATAAGAAGCAAGAACTCTATAGCAACGGGGACTCTGAACACTTCTTCTACTTGACGCAGCAGGTTTATCATCTTTGTATGACCGTCCAGGACTTGTATGAGACGAGTTGTGATGTATTCGTTCAGTTTTTTATCTGTTTCCTTTTGTGTTTGTCCGTCTTCTATTGACGAGTTTTCTCTGAAAATATTAtacatgtacttatttaaaaatgttaaatttatttaatagtttagtAAGTATAAGCTCGGTGAAGCATGAGTTCATCTTCTGATTAATGCACTAACTAGCCCAATATTTTGCTAATACTTattacataagctcatgactataacccaattatttacattagtagtcagaggtacatttatcgcaagttgaactaagtatccacaccttaTGAGCATTTTGTTAGACCAGATTATAACGAAAATCAGGCTAAAGCAAgcagttccaatccttcgctaATTGCataaaaaaggaagaggcgaaacgtttagtgcggattggtggtatatccaaaACAGAAGGATGAAATGTCCGCCGATGCGTAGTTTTCCGTAAATGGAATGGATTGgatggaattaactcgtgaaggtTCACGAATTAGGGATGGAATCGGTATAGTTAATGACTATTTGAAAGATAGAAATGCATGGGAATAACCGCCTGGGAACCAATATCAGTCATTCAATTCACTGAAGTATTattgaacatttttttaaagaacgtctagggctctagGCCAACGTTTTACTTTTAGTTttgttatacaggttgtgagaagctgcagtagttcgAGGCGAttggatataaaataaaattgtaactatgttacacaATGAATAAAGATGTTTGAGTTTCATCGGTCCGACTGAAAAAACTGAACCCACCTGCAATGAGCTAAAGCGTCATCCCATAGCTGCTTCAACTCCTCACTCCAGGCAAGCATTTGAGCTTCAGTGTACcccgtgatgatgatgaacagtgACGTCACGTTAGCAGCAGGATAACAAGTGACGTAGATGCTTATTGCGTTCAGTGTGAACGCCACTTCGTAGAGAGGAGACGACATCATTGGTTCTAGGCCTTTAGAAGAATTGTGTTACAGTTTAAAACCCTATCgcattaaaatacttatttaaagttTAGTGAATTAGAACTTTATCGGGCTATGATTTCAGGACTGTTTCAATTACTGCGCGCGACGCGATTTATACTcgtatcgagggctttgaccaatagctcTCGATGTAATTCGCGCGCGCGATTgctgtgcagagcctactgacAAATTTTCACCTAGCCtcagcctgttgtcttaaattttcaaCCTTATTCTCAGCGTGTCCCACTTGTCCGACATCTTTGCTACTTTCTGAACTACTTACTACAAAATCCCGTCAAGGATCCTCGTTTATTTGAGGAGTTGTGATACATTAGCCAACATCACAATTTTGATACTTACCCCATAACACAAATCCGTCTTCCGGGAAGTGCCTGCCAGGCTTCAACAGCGGTTTCACCACATATATAATGCCGTTCCACACGATGACGTTCCACACTATTATGGCTCGCTTCTTCACCGCTCTCAGAATTGTATTCAGATTTGCGGCGAAGCGTGTGCCGGGCTCCACTAAGGCGTCGCAGGCGAGATACTCTGCTATTATACTCCTCAGCTGTTTACTGCAGGATGTAATAGACGCTATTTTATTTGGGTTAACCATAACTATATAAGAtaacatacttacttgtattattTCTGTCAACCATATTCCCGATTAATGCGTTTTGGaagatgtgacctaacctgaattgtgCTGCGTTTCCCATTGCGGGTTCGAAGgtccgacaggcagtcgcttctataaaaacccggacctgtcagatcttcaggttaggtaaacttaccctgggaaaacgggataatgatagggaAATGACGACTCGTATTATTTCTAAGAGAGACTGAAATCGGAAATATCTGACACGGAcggaatttgaacccgcagctcttgtcttGCCTAACCCAATTTGCAAACGataatgacaatcgacagtgacaatgataaaaatatatgggatttacatgtcaccttatatcaatggcataaattttatacagaaaatacaaatacaggTACATCAACAACCTATATAAAttattgctgggcacaggcctctcgtcaatcaaccggaaagggTATGGACCATAGCATTTGGTGGAATTGGATTTAGATGATGCTACTCTGGGCACTATCACACTCGCGTCAAAtagagtactacggggcggaaggcaagagggaaaccactgctctattttttctaaaaagtagcatggagcatgaagtagtatggagaatgctttaccgaaaagagcgtggctcttaaattagtgaattAGTCATGATGATTCTccattggtctaacaaaaagctgggtgaggcgtaggtacttagtatgGTCTAatgatatacctctgactatcctatATTTCCCCattgattttagaaaataaagtaAGAACTCACCGAAAAATAAAGGCACAGAGGAGCTTCGTCATGCTAATCTCGGTGCTGGCTCCGAGTGAGAAGACGATGACGGCAACCAGGAGCTCGCCAGTCTGCCGGCAGCGCCAAAACACGAACCACACCATCGACACCAGGTACACGTAGTAGTAGATCGCTGCCATCATCACCAGACACACGTACAACAGGAAGCTCACGGCTTTGGAAGAAAAGAGGAGTTGAACTAAATAATCAAAAAGGAGATAGAGAAGACGCTCTACAACTCGCTGCGACTCCACGGTTCCTTCCGGTCATCTTCTCCGCCCTTCACTGGGACAATCCTTGCTCAGCGCGTCCTTGCCGCAGAGGTGgacgcctcttacttcagtaggccggatgagatggtggctgagtagagatacgggtgaagacctcgttgcagaggcggagatgggagccatcagtacggcaatgcaggacggaaggggcgcgtcacagggactgtaacctggaacctgacagagggcagcagtaactgtcagtactattcaggggCAGGGGCAGACTAGTCAGGGGGAATTAGATGATGCttttctgggcgccatcacactcgcgtcagacagagtactgtggggcggagggcaagagggaaaccactgccctacttttccttaaaaaagtagcatggagaatgctacaccgacaagaacgtggctcttaggTGTTGTGTGCATTTGAGTTTGTAAGTCTATAACTAAAAAGTGAGTGTTTTCTGCGTATCGTCATTATTTTAATCATCTACCCGATACTTACGTCTCTTGTCCCTAGGGTCTATATTCAAGGCAACCGCCCGTAGCATGGTGGACACGTTCCACAACATGGTTGGCAGGTCGTAGTACTGCTGGCCGAACCTTCTGATGTTCTCCCACATCTTGGACGGTTACGGGTTGATGGTGTTATCTGGTTAAATAATTTTTAAGATCAAAAAACAAAGCCAGAAGCAACTGTTACAGTAGATAAGGCACCTACCATAACATGGATAGAGCTTCAATTGGTCCATTTTACTTACTCGTATTTACTAATTTACTccaatcacaaaaataaaatgtgaaaaatatatttttcgatAGGTATAAGATAATGCCAAAGTACCTGTTGAAACTTAAATCACTGTGGTACACTGGTTTGCTTCTCCATCGAGATGCCGCGCGGGTCAaacggatttgcaccaatgacttattaatttatcttaagtgcaggttTTTCTAACACCGTCTTGCCGACCATTATAcactgcgatacggctcactatttGTCACGTTGGACTTAtagaagctcggtgaggtatggatacttagtacatcttgaaatggatgtacctctgactacgccattgggatatagtcgtgagcttatgttatttgttacaatggtgctaattcctgtaaataccatctaattttattttaagttatgtctgtcattttcttatccgccgaaaaggaaagggacgggtaatcgacaagcataaaatttatggaacacacgtcaattttaagcacaaatctaaaccaaccgtctaaaaattttacatcagtcaataacccgacactgttaagtagacagcacgtcaaacggattccataccagcgacgtacctttttgattcgcccgggttattcattcatttactcattcttcctaaaattaagagctgtgaatcatccgtccctttccttttcgacggatatgaaaatgacggatataacttaaaataaaattaggcggtgtctgcaggaatcggggccaatattaagCAAAAGTACCTGTAAACTTAAATCCCAACAAGCTAGGtaaagtttttataaaaaagctgTTTGCAACTAAAGTCAAAGGCAACTATTACTTAAAAGTCAGAGCCAATGGAACATTGTTACTATCAACTCATTGATGTATTACTTATATGTTATTTTGTATCTACTTTATACTTACCCAATATTCCAAGTTATTTGGAGCacagaaaaaagtaaaatgaaataaaaaatagctGTCTTAGATCGGCTAAATGATAGCTTAATCTCCTAGTTTGcatgaaaaaacattttttatagtctgtccgtttataaaaaaaaaatattgataaactTACAACGGACAAAATATTGATAGATCTTTGTAATACCGTGAGATGGCCCAGGAAGGACTTAATATGATTTTGACGACTCGATTACTGTAGCCATAGAGGGggacaatcagctcgcgacaacaaagacttcaggaccccgatacaaACCTCGCGTGACCCCGATGAAACcgtcgaagatttccctcatttagcacttatcgctatcggcccaatAGGAATAATCCTGTCAGACCTCAGCTCTCAATGCCCTCagtgccatctgaggcaaacctacaataacatATAAACAAGCCATGCCATGTgacagcaaataaataaataaataagccacataaaaaaatggatgaaaaaaatacttacctacatctgTTGGACCGAGAAGGAAGAGaacactttagaactctgtcgcactatcatatttaacatttaataacacttacggtgtaatttgtcaaaaaacttagtgtgacatggtattaaagtgtatacatattaatactcctGACCGTACATAGCTACGTCTTGAAGGGACCCTCCGCCCTTCGTCAACACGAGCATGAAGTGAGCTTCGTACACttggtcaggcagtcgcttccataaaaaactggacttgtcaaatcttcaggataggtaaacggactctgtgaaaacgggataacgctaggaagagcACGAAAACTACAATTTGTTTACCCAAGTGCACTCAAATGAAAGAGCTAGtgagttttttaattattaaccaAAGGTGATTGGCAgtttaataacaatataatacataggAAGTATCGTAACAAATGTTTCCTTAAGGCGAACCTAAATGTTTTCTGTCATTTTACCACCATACCATGTAATTATAATCGTTGAAATTGTCAATCTTGATTGCTTTGCGGGGAAACCTTACTCGTAATTGCTGAAAAGTAGAATTAAAATAAGCTTTCTTAGGGTTCCATTTCTGAAAGTAAAAACGGGACCTTTTATAAAATCACTCTTGCCACATAACATtataacaatggccccgattcctgcagacacctcctaattttacccatcattttcttatccgtcgaaaaggaaagggacggatgattgacaactgttaattttaaaatgaataaaatcccgggcgaataaaataagcatctcgctgaTGTGCATACCGTTTCACgtgagctgtcaacttaattctgtcgggttattggccaatgactGACGAggaaatcagtttgtgatccaTAATGTTGAGAGTGCATACAGTGAAAAATATCAAGAAATCCAAAACATTGTAAGCTCATTTATTAGAACCAAAAAACTggcactaaaattaaaaaaaaaacagaacttAACGAATAtgacaatatatttaaaaaagaacaaaacttggaacgaccaaggaggccgtcatTAACACATAATTTGATTAAGACATTACATGGTGTTCACCGGaatgttcgaaagtaagatgccgAGTTTTGGCGGTAACGTTATGCCCGGTTACTAAGGTGTAAATAAGTACGAAGTTTTTAACCCACCtgggtcatgtcagggacctatggcTGCTCAATatcaactctgacaccagggttgctaaggttggtAGTTCGTAatctataataaattattatataataaattattattaattattaatcaaattcaaattcaaaaatatctttattcagtaggtaacatctttattcaatttttacataacgaacgtctcatccgcctaaaactactgcagcttctcacaacctgtatagccggggaaaagaagctgcaagaaaaacctcggtacagggccctagacgttctttaaaaaaataaacataaaacattggtatacaattgagtaatttagctgccagTTCAATTTAgctatcagttctcagacagttaatcccatgcattcatatcttctaaataatcactaagtttataataaccttttttgtaaagtttttgtttaactactgtcttaaaacagttgaaaggcaaattctgaatgtcaatgggaatcttattgtaaaaacgtatacattgccccttaaaagatttagtaatcttatgtaatcgactgacttgtaaagcaagttt
This window encodes:
- the LOC126376371 gene encoding uncharacterized protein LOC126376371 yields the protein MWENIRRFGQQYYDLPTMLWNVSTMLRAVALNIDPRDKRPVSFLLYVCLVMMAAIYYYVYLVSMVWFVFWRCRQTGELLVAVIVFSLGASTEISMTKLLCAFIFRKQLRSIIAEYLACDALVEPGTRFAANLNTILRAVKKRAIIVWNVIVWNGIIYVVKPLLKPGRHFPEDGFVLWGLEPMMSSPLYEVAFTLNAISIYVTCYPAANVTSLFIIITGYTEAQMLAWSEELKQLWDDALAHCRENSSIEDGQTQKETDKKLNEYITTRLIQVLDGHTKMINLLRQVEEVFRVPVAIEFLLLIIGLIAELLGGLENTYIELPFALILVGTDCFSGQRIRDANMAFEHAVYDSKWENFDPANRKIIMLMLQNSQKIMKLSAGGIATLSLECLMAVLRLTYSAYATLRTTMH